CGCCACGCAGCCGGGCTCCGGGATCGGCGGCGGGCACTGCCGGGCCAGGCCGGACAGCTGGGCCGCGATCACCTCCAGCACGCCGAGCGAGCCGGCCGGCTTGGTCATCCGCTTCTGCCGGTCCCACGCCTCGCCGAGCGCCTTGGCGTCCAGCGGGCGGATGCCGCGCAGGGTGTCGGACAGCAGGTCGTGCGGCTCCTCGCCGGGCAGCGCGCGGTTGCCGTACTGCTCCTCGTGCACCACCCAGGACAGCGGGCGCTTCTTCGCCCAGCCCTGCTGCTGCAGCTCCGGCTCGTCCGGGAACGCGTCCACGTAGCCGACGCACAGGTAGGCGACGACCTCCAGGTGCTCGGGCAGGCCGAGTTCGCGGACCAGCTCCTCCTCGTCGAAGAAGCTCACCCAGCCGACGCCCAGGCCCTCGGCGCGGGCCGCCAGCCACAGGTTCTCCACCGCGAGCGCGGCCGAGTACGGGGCCATCTGCGGCTGGGTGTGCCGACCCAGGGTGTGCCGGCCGCCGCGGGTGCGGTCGGCGGTCACCACGATGTTGACCGGCGTCTCCAGGATCGCCTCGATCTTGATTTCCTTGAACTGCTTGGCCCGGCCCTTGGGCAGCGAGTCCGCGTACGCCTCGCGCTGGCGCTCGGCCAGTTCGTGCATCTTCCGGCGGGTCTTCGCGGAGCGGATCACCACGAAGTCCCACGGCTGCGAGTAGCCGACGCTCGGCGCGGTGTGCGCCGCTTCCAGCACCCGGATCAGCACCTCGTGCGGGATCGCGTCCGGCCGGAAGCCGTTGCGGACGTCGCGGCGCTCGCGGATCACCTGGTGGACGGCCTCCCGGCCGGCCTCGTCGTAGCCGGGCGCGGCGGGCGGGCGCTCCTCCTCGGCGACGGGCTCGGCGGCGGGGTCGTCGGCCTCGACGGCGGGCTCGGTCTCGGCGGCGGCCACCGGGGCTTCGGCGGCGGGGGCGGCCTCGGGCTGGGGCTCGACGGCGGGCTCGGGCTCGGCTTCGGCCTCGAGGGCTTCGGTCTCGGTGGCTTCGGCCGCGGTCTCGGCGGCCGCCGGGGCCTCGGCGGGCTCGACGGCGACGGCCTCGGGCTGCTCGGTCGCCTCCGGCTCCGGCTCCGGCTCCGGCTTCGACTCGGTGACCGGCTCGGCCACGGCCTCGACCTCGACGGCCGGGGTCTCCTCCGCGGGCTCGGCGGCCGGAGCCTCGGCGGGCTCGACGGCGACCGCTTCGGGCTGGACCTGAGCGGCCTCGGCCTCGGGCTGAACGGCCTCCGCCTCGGCGGGCGCGGCCTGCTCGACCACCGGCACCTCGACGGCCGCCGGGGCCTCGACGGCAGCCTCGGGGTTCTCCGCAGCGGGCTCCAGCAGCGGCAGGCCGGCGGGGGCGGCCAGGAAGGCGGAGATGCGCCGGTGCGCGCCCCGGCCGGACGGCTTGGCGGCCTGCGCGGGGATCGGCTCCGCGGCGGCCTCGCCGCTCACCGTCTCCGCGTCCACGGCCTCGGGCTGGACCTGAGCGGCCTCGGCCTCGGGCTGAACGGCCTCCGCCTCGGCGGGCGCGGCCTGCTCGGCCACCGGCACCTCGACGGCAGCCGGGGCCTCGACGGCCGCCGGCACCTCGACGGCGACGGCCTCGACCACCGGAGCGGCGGCCTGCTGCGCGACCGGCTCGGCGGGCCCGGCCGGCTCGACGAACACCGGGGCCAGGTTCGCGGCGGGCACGGCGACCGGTTCGGCCACGGCGGCGGCCACGGCCTCGGCCACGATCGCCGGAGCCGCCACGGCCTCCGCCACCGGCTCCACCACGGGCGCGGCGACCGGCTCGACGACCGGTTCGACGACGGGCTCCGCCGCCACCGCCTCGGCGACGGCCGCGGCCGCGGCGGCCTCGACCACCTGCGGCTGCACCGGCGCGGGCACCTGGACGACCGGGGTCTGCACCGCGACCGGCGCCGGCACCTGCTGCGCCGGGGCCTGGAGCGGCTGCGCCTGCTGCACCGTCTCGGCGGTCGGCACCGGCACCCCGTACGCGGGCGTGCCGCCGGGGGCGGACGGGCCGCGGTCGGCGAGGGAGCGGACGGGGACGTGACCGGTCATCAGGGACGGGTCGGGGATCGGCGGTCCGGCGTGCAGCGGGCGGCGCGGCTGGGCCGGTACGGGCTGCTGGACGGCGGCGGGGGCGGGCTGCGCCTGCGAGGCACCGAGGTGCAGGGTGCCGCCGACCTCCGCGCCGTCGGCGGGCGCGCCCGGCGCGGCCTCGACCGGAACGGCCTCCACCGGGGCGGCCACCGGGGCGGCCTCGGCCGGAGCGCCTTCCGCCGGGGCGGCCGCGGCGGGCACCAGCGGCACGGGCTCGGCGGGCACGGCGACGGTGAGGACGGGGGGTGCGAGCGGCGGCCAGGACGGCGCGACGGGCGTGCCGGGCGGCTGTTCACCGGCGACGGCCTCGGTGCCCTGCGCGGCGTCGC
The window above is part of the Kitasatospora sp. NA04385 genome. Proteins encoded here:
- the cobT gene encoding nicotinate-nucleotide--dimethylbenzimidazole phosphoribosyltransferase, translating into MTDGGHAPSAGPLAPEPGPGGPVPEPHLGAPLQPAAPAGPWHGDQRPAYTFLDQPDGEEEDDVLLMPGPQTAWGDAAQGTEAVAGEQPPGTPVAPSWPPLAPPVLTVAVPAEPVPLVPAAAAPAEGAPAEAAPVAAPVEAVPVEAAPGAPADGAEVGGTLHLGASQAQPAPAAVQQPVPAQPRRPLHAGPPIPDPSLMTGHVPVRSLADRGPSAPGGTPAYGVPVPTAETVQQAQPLQAPAQQVPAPVAVQTPVVQVPAPVQPQVVEAAAAAAVAEAVAAEPVVEPVVEPVAAPVVEPVAEAVAAPAIVAEAVAAAVAEPVAVPAANLAPVFVEPAGPAEPVAQQAAAPVVEAVAVEVPAAVEAPAAVEVPVAEQAAPAEAEAVQPEAEAAQVQPEAVDAETVSGEAAAEPIPAQAAKPSGRGAHRRISAFLAAPAGLPLLEPAAENPEAAVEAPAAVEVPVVEQAAPAEAEAVQPEAEAAQVQPEAVAVEPAEAPAAEPAEETPAVEVEAVAEPVTESKPEPEPEPEATEQPEAVAVEPAEAPAAAETAAEATETEALEAEAEPEPAVEPQPEAAPAAEAPVAAAETEPAVEADDPAAEPVAEEERPPAAPGYDEAGREAVHQVIRERRDVRNGFRPDAIPHEVLIRVLEAAHTAPSVGYSQPWDFVVIRSAKTRRKMHELAERQREAYADSLPKGRAKQFKEIKIEAILETPVNIVVTADRTRGGRHTLGRHTQPQMAPYSAALAVENLWLAARAEGLGVGWVSFFDEEELVRELGLPEHLEVVAYLCVGYVDAFPDEPELQQQGWAKKRPLSWVVHEEQYGNRALPGEEPHDLLSDTLRGIRPLDAKALGEAWDRQKRMTKPAGSLGVLEVIAAQLSGLARQCPPPIPEPGCVAIFAGDHGVHAQGVTPWPQEVTAQMVGNFLAGGAVVNAFAAQVGTEVCVVDVGVAAELPDAIQQGRTTGLLPRKVKPGTDDMTQGPAMSRDEALRAIEVGIETARDLVAAGNKVLITGDMGIANTTASAALISVFTETDPAEVTGRGTGIDDETHARKVEVVRQALDLHKPDPADPIGVLSAVGGLEHAAIAGFLLGAASLRVPVILDGVIAGSAALVAKAIAPEVLAACIAGHRSAEPGHQTALAKLGLRPLIDLDLRLGEGTGALLALPLVQSAARAMHDVATFDSAGVTEKA